One Bacteriovorax sp. PP10 DNA window includes the following coding sequences:
- a CDS encoding LptF/LptG family permease — protein sequence MIKVTTRYLASNFIPPFMIGFVFFVAFLITFYMFRIISLIVTKSIEVGIVLEMVLNLSVSFFPLAAPLAVFFATIYTLNKLSDDSEIIAMRSFGITKFKIYQPFLIVSLLIGLTIFALSSVYIPKANGNFKNTIVKLTSTGMLTSIKSGQFFTDIPNATLFAENVSEDGDNFEEVFLHVKDKDSSDLAKKTGEQRIIFANKGSLIKLYANATQAPSLRLHLTDGNIIKINSEGDQIEKILFQEYDFPVFSAEMSSSMLDKDSMKTNSELAKIIETRQKDYTYNDRFPPKNDIEKRDRAEARKTIVKSQIEYFGRFIIVPQIVFFVLLGFSLGIKKGRGSTSNNSIRAIVILLSYYGIYFFGLSLAQRGVLSAPLASFTPSVLLGLISIYYFRKLDWVG from the coding sequence ATGATAAAAGTAACTACCAGGTATTTAGCGTCCAATTTTATTCCACCCTTTATGATAGGGTTCGTTTTCTTCGTGGCCTTCCTCATTACATTTTATATGTTCAGGATCATCTCCCTGATAGTTACTAAAAGTATAGAAGTGGGAATCGTTCTGGAAATGGTATTAAATTTAAGTGTTTCGTTCTTCCCATTGGCCGCTCCTCTGGCCGTCTTTTTTGCAACGATCTACACGCTCAATAAATTAAGCGATGACTCAGAAATCATTGCGATGCGCTCTTTTGGGATTACTAAGTTTAAAATTTATCAGCCTTTCTTAATCGTCAGCTTGCTTATTGGCCTAACAATTTTTGCCTTAAGCAGTGTTTATATCCCCAAGGCCAATGGTAACTTCAAAAATACAATTGTGAAGCTGACTTCAACGGGAATGTTAACCAGTATTAAATCAGGACAGTTTTTTACTGATATTCCCAATGCTACTTTGTTTGCTGAGAATGTTTCTGAAGATGGAGATAACTTTGAAGAAGTTTTTCTTCATGTAAAAGATAAAGACAGTAGTGACCTGGCAAAGAAAACTGGTGAACAACGAATTATCTTCGCGAACAAAGGTTCACTAATTAAGCTTTATGCGAATGCCACTCAAGCACCTAGCTTGAGACTACATTTGACTGATGGAAATATTATTAAAATAAATTCGGAAGGAGATCAGATCGAAAAGATTCTTTTTCAGGAGTATGACTTTCCTGTTTTTAGCGCCGAGATGTCTTCAAGTATGCTGGATAAAGACAGCATGAAAACGAATTCTGAATTAGCAAAAATAATTGAAACGCGCCAGAAAGACTATACTTACAATGATCGTTTTCCTCCTAAAAATGACATAGAAAAAAGAGATAGAGCAGAGGCCCGCAAAACAATTGTTAAATCGCAAATTGAATACTTCGGGCGATTCATTATTGTGCCTCAGATTGTCTTTTTTGTTCTGCTTGGATTCTCATTGGGAATTAAGAAGGGAAGAGGATCGACGAGCAATAATTCAATCCGCGCGATCGTCATTTTGTTAAGCTATTATGGAATTTACTTTTTTGGATTAAGTCTTGCCCAAAGAGGAGTACTAAGTGCGCCTCTTGCGAGTTTCACACCTAGTGTCCTTTTAGGATTAATTTCAATTTATTATTTTAGAAAGTTAGATTGGGTCGGTTAA
- a CDS encoding helix-turn-helix domain-containing protein, giving the protein MTENNTDETKTEETNPTEHTTPVAASVVDESMTIGRLVKTKREEKGLSLKVISQQTKIHIGLLECLEADQFDKLPSKTYVRGFIKSTSKILNMDQELALHLLDMAYAKKENKTATVIPNKEMRTETARNTLSAIASTPLETVKSVTASSTLFLAKAAVVVLIVGVVGFNIKNFIQKSSEESETKLPEVLTTLHKKRDPAPKPAQKPVVVEPKIEEPIQVNLIQDKNQKNTDVTVNDINLKTISIGEKQYVEDTSMSEADQKELLPAKYRIQPVKGTENIFINASEGESWLTYKVDDKDIKKFVLRQGRTLFLSGKVIRLFLGNTHSLKVFYNNKLINLNATNKSGVKNLVIPEELKTKYLAPLFVFQDDGTVVTSDDFLKENQAKTKTPVTPAPAAEATKTPVKTKNL; this is encoded by the coding sequence ATGACAGAAAACAATACAGACGAAACAAAAACAGAAGAAACTAACCCTACAGAGCATACAACTCCCGTTGCTGCTTCTGTTGTTGACGAGAGCATGACTATCGGTCGCTTAGTGAAAACTAAGAGAGAAGAAAAAGGTCTAAGCTTAAAAGTGATTTCGCAACAAACCAAGATCCACATCGGCTTACTTGAATGCCTTGAGGCAGATCAGTTCGATAAACTTCCAAGCAAGACTTACGTAAGAGGCTTTATCAAGTCGACTAGTAAGATCTTAAACATGGATCAGGAATTGGCACTTCACCTTCTTGATATGGCCTACGCTAAAAAAGAAAATAAAACAGCGACTGTTATTCCTAACAAAGAAATGAGAACAGAGACTGCTAGAAATACTTTATCGGCAATTGCTTCGACTCCACTTGAAACAGTCAAATCAGTCACAGCTTCTTCAACTCTTTTCCTGGCAAAAGCTGCTGTTGTAGTTTTAATCGTCGGAGTTGTAGGTTTTAACATTAAGAACTTTATTCAGAAGTCTTCAGAAGAGTCTGAAACCAAACTCCCTGAAGTTCTAACGACTCTTCATAAGAAAAGAGACCCAGCACCAAAACCTGCTCAAAAACCAGTTGTAGTTGAACCTAAAATTGAAGAGCCCATTCAGGTTAATTTAATTCAGGATAAGAACCAAAAAAATACAGATGTCACAGTTAACGACATCAACCTGAAGACTATTTCTATCGGTGAAAAACAATACGTTGAAGACACTTCAATGTCTGAAGCTGATCAAAAAGAATTACTTCCAGCGAAATACAGAATTCAGCCGGTGAAAGGAACTGAAAATATTTTCATCAATGCAAGTGAAGGTGAATCATGGTTAACTTACAAAGTTGACGACAAAGACATTAAGAAATTTGTTTTACGCCAGGGCAGAACTCTTTTTCTAAGTGGAAAAGTGATTCGTCTGTTTCTTGGAAACACACACTCGCTTAAAGTTTTCTACAACAATAAGTTAATCAATCTAAATGCGACTAATAAATCAGGTGTGAAGAATCTAGTTATTCCTGAAGAGTTAAAAACTAAATACCTGGCCCCACTATTTGTTTTCCAGGATGATGGAACAGTTGTGACAAGTGATGACTTCTTAAAAGAGAATCAGGCCAAAACAAAGACTCCTGTAACTCCAGCACCAGCTGCTGAAGCAACAAAAACTCCGGTTAAGACTAAGAACTTATAG
- a CDS encoding tetratricopeptide repeat protein: MEIKAFLVTLLVLTISSCSSNQLKDQTPEEKKAEVYYGQGTNELVKKNYAQALAYLMKSKELNPKDSKARNNLGMAYYFRDQPELAEQELKAAISLDEKNSDAHLNLGSIYMEKNRLKEARIQFEYALKDLTFPNQYRNYYNLGLLSLKEGDRREAFEFLAKSIKEKLDYCPAHFKLGEMYSEEFRYKQALDAFKESGKGTCVSDPAPQYQQAMTLVNLNRTTEAKRKFQEIMEKFSSGRYGTMAGIQLKKLNNNDDTPTTRATQTEVIRQNQSVETPNF, encoded by the coding sequence ATGGAAATCAAAGCGTTTTTGGTAACACTTTTAGTGTTAACTATTTCTTCTTGTTCAAGCAATCAACTTAAAGACCAGACACCGGAAGAAAAGAAGGCCGAGGTTTATTACGGTCAAGGCACTAACGAGTTAGTGAAGAAAAACTACGCCCAAGCGCTGGCGTACTTGATGAAATCAAAAGAGCTTAATCCAAAAGACAGTAAAGCTAGAAATAATTTAGGCATGGCCTATTATTTTAGAGATCAACCAGAACTTGCTGAGCAGGAACTAAAAGCTGCGATCTCTCTGGATGAGAAAAATAGCGACGCCCATTTAAATCTTGGTTCAATCTACATGGAAAAAAATAGATTGAAAGAAGCTCGCATTCAATTTGAATATGCGCTTAAAGATTTAACTTTTCCTAATCAATACAGAAACTATTACAACCTTGGGCTTCTTTCACTTAAAGAAGGTGACCGTCGTGAAGCTTTCGAGTTTCTGGCAAAATCAATTAAAGAAAAATTAGACTACTGCCCTGCTCACTTCAAACTTGGTGAAATGTATTCTGAAGAGTTCCGTTACAAACAAGCTCTTGATGCTTTCAAAGAATCAGGAAAAGGAACTTGTGTAAGTGATCCTGCTCCTCAGTACCAACAAGCAATGACTCTCGTAAACTTAAACAGAACGACTGAAGCGAAAAGAAAGTTTCAGGAAATCATGGAAAAATTCTCATCAGGCCGTTACGGTACAATGGCCGGAATTCAACTAAAAAAACTTAATAATAACGACGATACTCCAACAACAAGGGCAACTCAGACTGAAGTGATCAGACAGAATCAATCAGTAGAGACTCCAAACTTTTAA
- a CDS encoding class I SAM-dependent RNA methyltransferase, which yields MKIDFKIEHIDPIGQGVFKEEAAVTFIKKTLPGEVGVADVFSKKKGVQFAVLTEVTAPSADRKTPDCPHYAQCNGCDYQHTTYEKEVEFKKNALKRHMFKFPEIDVTFHKAKRRLGYRNRIQLHYDKKKRVLGLMNYKNEIVPVPDCKIIDPSVAYELRAIYTNNAWLRLVEKEPAKGHLELYSKDNNLGGHNVKVSVNRPYANGGFTQVNSEMNEKLRHWVEKKAAELIPHKAVVYDLFGGNGNLSVKFRNPTLVVDKYRTTPQPSGHQKFYSLDLYDPNAIKKLIALKAEGYPRPNWLIIDPPRSGLKNLNEFLNEFKPDGFIFIACEATSFTRDTLGILNNYELKSVEIFDLFPSTQHFETIGIFTRRPNNA from the coding sequence ATGAAAATAGACTTTAAAATAGAACATATTGACCCAATTGGACAAGGCGTATTTAAAGAAGAAGCCGCTGTTACATTTATTAAGAAAACTCTTCCTGGTGAAGTTGGAGTAGCTGACGTTTTTTCAAAGAAAAAAGGTGTTCAGTTCGCAGTTTTAACTGAAGTGACAGCTCCATCAGCTGACAGAAAAACTCCAGATTGCCCTCACTACGCTCAATGTAATGGGTGCGATTACCAACATACAACTTACGAAAAAGAAGTTGAGTTTAAAAAGAACGCGCTTAAACGCCATATGTTTAAATTCCCTGAAATCGATGTGACTTTCCATAAGGCAAAAAGACGTCTGGGTTACAGAAACCGCATTCAACTTCACTACGATAAAAAGAAAAGAGTTCTGGGACTTATGAACTACAAGAACGAAATCGTTCCTGTACCTGATTGTAAGATCATCGACCCAAGTGTTGCTTATGAATTGCGTGCAATTTACACAAACAATGCATGGCTAAGACTGGTTGAAAAAGAACCAGCAAAAGGACATTTAGAATTATATTCAAAAGACAACAACCTTGGTGGACACAACGTAAAAGTGTCAGTTAACCGTCCATATGCCAATGGTGGATTCACTCAAGTAAACTCTGAAATGAACGAAAAACTTCGCCACTGGGTAGAGAAAAAAGCTGCTGAGCTTATTCCACACAAGGCCGTTGTTTACGATCTATTCGGTGGAAACGGAAACCTGTCTGTAAAATTTAGAAATCCTACTTTAGTAGTAGATAAATACCGTACGACTCCTCAACCTTCAGGGCATCAGAAGTTCTATTCGCTGGATTTATACGATCCAAATGCGATTAAAAAGTTAATTGCTCTTAAAGCAGAAGGATATCCTCGTCCAAATTGGCTTATTATCGACCCACCACGCTCGGGATTAAAAAATCTCAATGAATTTCTAAATGAATTTAAGCCAGATGGATTTATTTTCATTGCCTGTGAAGCTACTAGTTTTACTCGCGATACATTGGGGATTTTGAACAATTACGAGCTAAAAAGCGTTGAAATATTCGATCTTTTCCCATCAACTCAGCATTTTGAAACTATTGGTATATTTACAAGAAGACCTAATAACGCTTAA
- the lepA gene encoding translation elongation factor 4: MDQKFIRNFSIIAHIDHGKSTLADRIMEATNAVSNREKKDRLLDNMDLERERGITIKAQAVRIPYKAQDGNTYYFNLIDTPGHVDFSYEVSRSLASCDGALLVVDASQGVEAQTLANVYMALEHDLEIIPVINKIDLPHADVERVKKEVEDIIGIDTSEACEVSAKSGIGIENLLEQIVKRIPPPVGTPQNDLQCLIFDSWFDTYQGVVILVRVVEGTLKRREKVWLKNAGMEYEVLKLAVNSPFFTEVDELTAGEVGMVICGIKTIRDVNVGDTIVHANKKETPNVPGYVEVKPMVFCGIFPVEATDYENLRDALEKLALNDASFTYEPESSAALGFGFRCGFLGLLHMNIVQERLEREFGLLLISTAPSVSFKILKTDGTELTISNPSEMPEPGEIESVSEPMVELSIHVPNEYVGRMITLCEERRGFQKEIKYITADRVQVIYNLPLSEMVFDFYDKLKGLTKGYASMDYEFKDYAIADLVKVDILLNGDKVDALSIICHRDNSFWKGRDLVQKLQKLIDRQQFDVAVQAAIGAKIVARETIKALRKNVLAKCYGGDISRKRKLLEKQKEGKKRMKMVGSVEVPQEAFLAVLKTDE, from the coding sequence ATGGATCAAAAATTTATTCGCAATTTTTCAATCATCGCTCACATCGATCACGGTAAGTCGACACTTGCTGACCGTATTATGGAAGCAACGAACGCCGTAAGTAACCGCGAGAAAAAAGACCGCCTGCTCGACAATATGGATTTAGAGCGCGAACGCGGTATTACAATTAAAGCTCAGGCTGTTCGTATCCCTTATAAGGCGCAGGATGGCAATACCTATTATTTTAATTTGATAGATACTCCGGGACACGTAGATTTCTCCTATGAAGTTTCGCGTTCTTTGGCCTCATGTGATGGTGCTTTACTGGTTGTAGATGCCTCTCAAGGGGTGGAAGCTCAGACACTGGCCAACGTTTACATGGCCCTGGAGCACGACCTGGAAATTATCCCGGTTATTAACAAAATTGATTTACCCCACGCCGACGTTGAACGCGTGAAAAAAGAAGTTGAAGATATTATTGGAATCGACACGAGTGAAGCTTGTGAAGTTTCGGCAAAGAGTGGAATTGGAATTGAGAATCTTTTAGAGCAAATTGTAAAAAGAATCCCACCTCCAGTTGGAACTCCTCAAAACGATCTTCAATGTTTAATTTTCGATTCTTGGTTTGATACATACCAAGGTGTAGTGATTTTAGTTCGTGTTGTTGAAGGGACTTTAAAAAGACGTGAAAAAGTCTGGCTGAAAAATGCTGGAATGGAATATGAAGTTTTAAAACTTGCAGTGAACTCGCCATTCTTTACAGAAGTGGATGAACTAACTGCTGGTGAAGTAGGGATGGTTATCTGTGGTATTAAAACTATTCGTGACGTTAATGTTGGTGATACTATTGTTCATGCCAACAAAAAAGAGACTCCAAATGTTCCGGGATATGTGGAAGTAAAACCCATGGTATTCTGCGGGATTTTCCCAGTCGAAGCTACTGACTATGAAAACCTTCGCGACGCTCTTGAAAAACTCGCTCTTAACGATGCTTCATTTACATACGAACCAGAAAGTTCGGCAGCTCTTGGATTTGGATTCCGTTGTGGATTCTTAGGTCTTCTTCACATGAACATTGTTCAGGAAAGACTAGAGCGTGAGTTCGGATTACTTTTAATTTCAACAGCGCCATCGGTAAGTTTTAAAATTCTAAAAACTGATGGAACTGAACTGACGATTTCTAATCCAAGTGAAATGCCTGAACCAGGTGAGATTGAATCTGTAAGTGAGCCAATGGTTGAACTTTCAATTCACGTTCCCAACGAATACGTTGGAAGAATGATCACTTTATGTGAAGAACGTCGTGGATTCCAGAAGGAGATTAAGTACATCACCGCTGATAGAGTTCAGGTTATTTACAATCTTCCTTTGAGTGAAATGGTTTTTGATTTCTATGACAAATTAAAGGGTCTAACTAAAGGTTACGCGTCGATGGATTATGAATTCAAAGACTACGCCATCGCTGACCTGGTAAAAGTTGATATTCTCTTGAACGGGGATAAAGTTGATGCCCTTTCAATTATTTGTCACCGCGACAATTCTTTCTGGAAAGGTCGCGACTTGGTGCAAAAACTTCAAAAATTAATTGATCGTCAGCAATTTGATGTTGCGGTTCAAGCCGCAATTGGTGCTAAAATAGTTGCAAGAGAAACGATCAAGGCCTTACGCAAGAACGTACTTGCGAAATGTTATGGGGGAGATATCTCTCGTAAGCGTAAACTTCTTGAAAAACAGAAGGAAGGTAAAAAACGCATGAAGATGGTAGGATCGGTTGAAGTTCCTCAAGAAGCGTTCCTTGCAGTTTTGAAAACGGATGAATAG
- a CDS encoding glycosyltransferase family 2 protein yields the protein MIKLSAVIITLNEEKKIARCIESLLSVADEILVVDSLSTDKTRAICESYGVRFVEQKFLGYVEQKNFALKLASFDHVLSLDADEELDSTLQAEILKLKSNFTMDGYEFNRLTQYNGFWVRHCGWYPDTKLRIVKKELAHWVGNNPHDALVVKGTVGFVRGDLLHYSYDSISAHVLQTNKFSTIEAHSLFSKGKRATLLKIVTRPPYQFFKDYILRKGFLDGHYGFIICFINSLYVLLKYAKMMDMQLNKKT from the coding sequence ATGATTAAACTCTCTGCTGTTATCATTACATTAAACGAAGAAAAGAAAATCGCTCGTTGTATTGAATCACTTCTTTCAGTCGCTGATGAAATCCTTGTTGTTGATTCTCTTTCAACTGATAAGACACGTGCTATTTGCGAAAGCTATGGAGTGCGTTTTGTTGAGCAGAAGTTCCTGGGTTATGTAGAACAAAAAAACTTTGCTTTGAAGCTTGCGAGCTTCGATCATGTTTTATCTCTGGATGCTGATGAAGAATTGGACTCAACTCTTCAAGCTGAAATTTTAAAACTTAAAAGCAATTTCACAATGGACGGTTACGAGTTTAACCGCCTGACTCAATATAATGGATTCTGGGTTCGTCATTGTGGATGGTACCCGGATACAAAACTTCGTATCGTGAAAAAAGAGCTGGCCCATTGGGTAGGGAATAACCCACACGACGCTTTAGTAGTGAAAGGGACAGTTGGATTTGTGCGTGGAGACTTGCTGCATTATTCATACGATTCAATTTCTGCACATGTCTTACAGACAAATAAATTTTCGACGATTGAGGCCCATTCGCTATTTTCTAAAGGTAAGCGCGCGACACTATTAAAGATTGTCACTCGTCCACCGTATCAATTCTTCAAAGACTATATATTGCGTAAAGGCTTCCTTGATGGCCACTATGGGTTTATTATCTGTTTTATAAATTCACTTTATGTCCTCTTGAAATATGCCAAGATGATGGACATGCAGTTGAATAAAAAAACTTAA
- a CDS encoding SPFH domain-containing protein, giving the protein MEPFAIFILIVIGFLLFDSVYIVKSQTAALIERLGRYHATAHEGLNFKLPFIDRIVVRRNLKIMQQDIEVETKTKDNVFVRTKVSVQYQIIRDKVHDSYYRLSDPIAQIESYIFDVVRSEIPKLTLDEVFVNKDTVALAVKESLEESMDDFGFTIIKTLITDIDPDEKVKASMNEINAAERLRDAAMSKAEAEKIGIVMQAEAHAESKRLQGMGMANQRREIAAGLKASIEDLKQSGINNEEVLTILLITQHYDALEAMSKNAHSNTIMVPYSSSAVTGMRDQIQEAILTTVQAAKQQS; this is encoded by the coding sequence ATGGAACCATTTGCGATATTCATTCTGATTGTCATCGGATTTCTTTTATTTGATTCAGTTTACATTGTTAAGTCGCAGACTGCGGCACTGATTGAGCGCTTGGGGAGATACCATGCAACAGCTCATGAAGGTTTAAATTTTAAGCTTCCTTTCATTGACCGTATCGTCGTGAGAAGAAATTTAAAAATCATGCAACAAGATATTGAAGTTGAAACTAAAACGAAAGATAACGTTTTTGTGAGAACGAAAGTTTCGGTTCAGTATCAGATTATCAGAGATAAAGTTCATGATTCTTACTACCGTTTATCAGATCCTATCGCTCAGATTGAAAGTTACATCTTTGACGTTGTAAGATCTGAAATTCCAAAACTAACTCTTGATGAAGTATTCGTTAACAAAGATACAGTTGCTCTTGCAGTTAAAGAATCTCTTGAAGAGTCGATGGATGATTTTGGTTTTACGATTATTAAAACGCTTATCACGGATATTGATCCTGATGAAAAAGTTAAAGCTTCAATGAACGAGATCAATGCTGCTGAGAGATTAAGAGATGCAGCGATGTCAAAAGCTGAGGCCGAGAAAATCGGAATTGTTATGCAAGCTGAAGCTCATGCTGAAAGTAAGCGTTTACAAGGTATGGGGATGGCCAACCAGAGAAGAGAAATTGCAGCTGGTCTAAAGGCTTCTATTGAAGATTTAAAGCAATCAGGGATTAATAATGAAGAGGTTTTAACGATCCTTCTTATTACTCAACACTATGACGCTCTTGAGGCCATGAGTAAAAATGCTCACTCAAATACGATTATGGTTCCTTATAGCTCAAGCGCTGTAACGGGAATGAGAGATCAGATCCAGGAAGCGATTTTGACAACTGTTCAGGCCGCTAAACAACAAAGCTAA
- a CDS encoding lysylphosphatidylglycerol synthase transmembrane domain-containing protein, whose amino-acid sequence MLKTFLKFSFALVLCYWLFKNGKLDFSLLSQAFHLGYLWIWGVILLVSRLLFCPLRFKILLDTKSKTPVPYLKVFAFDAIGNLFSVILPGAAAGDVVRFFYYKNVSSEVTSGMIAAFLTIDRLIGLMGLMGLAIAVTAFNYTSFIQLSPQLVSLFIINAAVFIFLCIFMFFIFSKWFPKKKIESILAKCLHRWPKALVILTDILNIELGFSNFIKCFILSVLNQTFVVAGFWLLISPFIPESTSFLKVFTILPIGFIGSSLPIAPAGLGVGHVLFDNLFRLIQIDNGASLFNIFFVVNIFVCLLGLIPYLIVRAESHDK is encoded by the coding sequence ATGCTTAAAACCTTCTTAAAATTCAGCTTTGCTCTAGTCTTATGCTACTGGCTTTTTAAGAACGGCAAACTCGATTTCAGTCTCCTGTCTCAAGCATTTCATTTAGGGTATTTATGGATCTGGGGAGTAATACTCTTGGTCAGTCGGTTACTCTTCTGCCCGCTACGCTTCAAAATACTTCTCGATACTAAATCAAAAACGCCCGTTCCCTATCTAAAAGTTTTTGCTTTTGATGCAATCGGCAACCTTTTTTCAGTGATCCTTCCAGGTGCGGCCGCAGGCGATGTTGTCAGGTTTTTCTATTATAAAAATGTGAGTTCAGAAGTGACTTCAGGCATGATTGCGGCCTTTCTCACGATCGACCGCCTGATTGGATTAATGGGTCTTATGGGACTTGCGATTGCCGTAACAGCATTCAACTACACCAGCTTCATTCAGTTAAGCCCACAGCTTGTTTCACTCTTCATAATAAACGCTGCTGTTTTTATTTTTCTGTGTATCTTTATGTTTTTTATTTTCTCAAAATGGTTTCCAAAAAAGAAAATCGAATCCATCCTCGCGAAGTGTCTTCACAGATGGCCGAAGGCCCTTGTTATCTTAACTGATATTTTAAATATCGAATTAGGCTTCAGTAATTTCATAAAGTGCTTTATCTTAAGTGTCTTAAACCAAACTTTTGTGGTCGCTGGATTCTGGCTTCTCATTTCACCTTTCATCCCGGAATCAACATCTTTTTTAAAAGTCTTTACGATCTTGCCAATAGGATTTATCGGTTCATCCCTTCCCATTGCTCCAGCAGGTCTTGGTGTTGGCCACGTTTTATTTGATAACCTTTTCAGGTTAATCCAAATTGATAACGGTGCTTCGCTTTTTAATATTTTTTTCGTGGTGAATATTTTTGTGTGTTTGTTAGGATTAATTCCCTATCTTATCGTGCGAGCAGAGTCGCACGATAAGTAG
- a CDS encoding UDP-glucose dehydrogenase family protein yields MKVSVIGTGYVGLVSGTCFAEIGHDVTCIDIDPKKIDMLKAHKSPIYEPGLTELLERNIKAERLHFSTGYESVAGAKSIFLAVGTPSADDGRADLKYLRAAAIQVAQNISDDAIIVIKSTVPVGTSVEIRKLISENTTKKFHLVNNPEFLKEGSAVEDFMRPDRVIIGHQDDMAMKVMEELYAPLVRQGNPIYGMSNLSAEMSKYAANCFLATKISFINEIARLCDLTNADIEEVRKGISSDKRIGGHFLYPGPGYGGSCFPKDVKALIATAEDHGMDLKIVNAVEEVNDEQKSYVFSKVEKHYGKDLKGKVFAFWGVAFKANTDDVRETPAIAMARKLIGAGATINIFDPVATENYLQMMGEFKECEGKIKAFETKYDALNGADALITVTEWREFTTPDFAEIKKRLKAPVLFDGRNLYDTKKVQAEGFKYYAIGKFIK; encoded by the coding sequence ATGAAAGTTTCAGTTATTGGTACAGGGTATGTTGGATTAGTAAGCGGGACATGTTTCGCTGAAATCGGACACGATGTTACATGTATTGATATCGATCCTAAAAAGATCGACATGCTTAAAGCACATAAGTCACCAATCTATGAACCAGGATTAACTGAGTTATTAGAAAGAAATATTAAAGCAGAAAGACTTCACTTCTCAACAGGGTATGAATCAGTTGCTGGTGCAAAATCTATTTTCTTAGCAGTTGGAACTCCTTCGGCTGACGATGGAAGAGCAGATCTTAAGTATCTTCGTGCAGCAGCTATCCAAGTTGCACAAAATATCAGTGACGATGCCATCATCGTTATCAAGTCAACTGTTCCAGTGGGAACGTCTGTTGAAATCAGAAAACTGATTTCTGAAAACACGACTAAGAAATTTCACCTTGTGAATAACCCTGAATTCTTAAAAGAAGGATCGGCGGTAGAGGACTTCATGAGACCAGATAGAGTTATTATCGGTCACCAGGATGATATGGCGATGAAAGTTATGGAAGAGCTTTACGCTCCTCTTGTACGTCAAGGAAACCCAATCTACGGAATGAGTAACCTTTCAGCTGAAATGAGTAAGTATGCAGCGAACTGCTTCTTAGCTACAAAAATTTCTTTCATCAACGAGATCGCGCGTCTTTGTGATTTAACAAACGCTGATATCGAAGAAGTGAGAAAAGGAATTTCATCTGACAAGAGAATCGGTGGACACTTTTTATACCCAGGTCCGGGTTATGGTGGATCATGTTTCCCGAAAGATGTTAAAGCTCTTATCGCTACAGCAGAAGACCACGGAATGGATTTAAAAATTGTTAACGCTGTTGAAGAAGTTAACGATGAACAAAAATCATATGTATTTTCTAAAGTTGAAAAACACTATGGAAAAGATCTTAAAGGTAAAGTGTTTGCATTCTGGGGTGTAGCTTTCAAAGCTAACACGGATGACGTTCGTGAAACGCCAGCAATCGCAATGGCAAGAAAGTTAATTGGTGCAGGAGCAACGATTAATATCTTCGATCCAGTAGCGACTGAAAACTACCTGCAAATGATGGGCGAGTTTAAAGAATGCGAAGGCAAAATTAAAGCTTTCGAAACGAAATACGACGCTCTTAATGGAGCTGACGCTTTAATTACTGTAACTGAGTGGAGAGAGTTCACAACTCCAGATTTTGCAGAAATTAAAAAACGTCTTAAAGCACCAGTTCTTTTCGATGGAAGAAACCTGTACGACACTAAAAAAGTTCAAGCGGAAGGATTCAAATACTACGCAATCGGGAAATTCATTAAATGA